A DNA window from Xiphias gladius isolate SHS-SW01 ecotype Sanya breed wild chromosome 3, ASM1685928v1, whole genome shotgun sequence contains the following coding sequences:
- the tcf20 gene encoding transcription factor 20 isoform X2: MQNFSNSPVPTSLPHGFSGRGGGGPPYPPQPAETQISPRMTDDYAGMQQQSLHRGHHHPSQASHMLAYSARNRGSVEPPPTQGNIHSGNSNNPYRKDAMDYYFSMGGKDRHRRGGMGYAAGFGYPNIDGHIPHQYRHAGSGSAPSSGLMSPYPVDYGSSAGSGGGAGTGAFSPTHQYNMSQNPAMQSVPGSQMQHRQHGQTFPAVHHGQQHRSYPHSGHRMTPQYPHFSPQGGASTGSSGMYSPPPQRYLDGAASTVFDPKVNSSPSVNSSSNSISSSVAANNVGPMENVQQSYHASNYPGFSPQTHSLHKQATLQHHNSQHNLGVGYDNSLKMQHQGPSPGSVYAKHHQASNPSIPQAASQEIAKSPMHPNAQQTQINQNFSPISNPSPAASAVHSPSCSSSPSPLMGVSEAHGNPSGHGPSHPPTSNPRSSHGHGRLLQTMPQLSPTPNSNSSISSCGSSGSHKAHSMSSVGGSSLPPTGRNKMCLGAGIGSREEGSSVFSSSPLDKMQDAGLNSLNALSSQVANLPNTVQHMLLTDTVLSQKKKDGGQMQQATHGVPPSQPRSRNASAASSTSTVKDGSAVGSGDGASLDAGADEDSSLTSVGGSSGTKVEREEQFSEGEHGRVRQMSGASSGSETASYHLPPKNQTQPQTGQASNVKTVSSDSPSKEPSVSETKANESRVPSSSSSPSFGCQSSESGPISHSTPPVSSSPSSTSSSIPPPQPNCVSETGLTYDDNRGGHKKTTEIKNEVIKNESEGKVEKTEKGSSQMQRDGEVNTQNGQDKENRLHSASRLNNNEKEEKHTPEEQQSTSSVGVIVSARSEGSHTEKSKHPKDNCIEEKQSHSYLRESSSHNGEEGVDLSLYSSHHQKSNFGRPQNPPQSGPHKYGYTESTYGSDLSVKKRGRAGAASATESNSRYLGYQQSQTGYGPVHPKDAGSLAEVLVKRGQGAGGKVHEDCSQMQQFPSLLQEVLQGYNLDRRYGRPEQAFPAHLQVQQQFQSRHPYGMTENLRIQSGVTEASAHSAQMSSSAKPSHPNLRHGSEPDFTTDPQPLVKSEVSNAKILQNAEKPEVGVSHSHLPQATESQQPPPKHINLADYSLPQRKVLSNMSTPSSAVQELLLQEPEPLAGSIGQTESQKSSASILAPSERRSVICDVSPNRRSTPERDRESDREREREKCQSGASVIQQPFSSPAAANDLSKKGTGEKQVVKMETPSKDAGPDTVNLQTVHHGSGGAIEADVEYHPKSVHSSVVMNADPYRRGNVDISPLPSHSMSTNPLSSPSRHQSYLHGVDLSTGSGSSFPGYRYGDTREGNIMPRSNPHFPSHHPYHNLSPQAQSTNKLHMYPHPRGLPHHPHEMSEWVKAMNRPSKEMMMQPGSSPGRHKVSQSDQRQRMLSQTDMPGDQHASKTLLHHQSTYFDMKMWESTHPGREGPRRIEGDSYYRTQPPPPPPPPPPAPVASQGPAPPQMTHGQNALEPEVSRGAAEEAKHLCPPPPSSSTKPPADMNSTVPQVQRQTKAGGSGDTNPLILRRRVRSFISPIPAKRQLQDTSQQRAATNSHHSPGAQSEPSHHNEDDSSSSDIPCPRLSSPLPGENTYSQPLSPSSGNSKVLPTRKGRGLKLEAIVQKITPNVKKPAGHADDESNHYPGFSHSEIPTFNDSQDQDLAHFPRVAGGDDSYMDESHSLNDMIPFRGVDETGPLPPSAYPCDPHQASQALKQQDFDFGLGAAVASAADDKEDFALLGPLPPPPPLPRPVQGSPPPSSSALSDIQHFTNTYQQLETRRGEQSAANLLRQKLQESGMGFDDYPGSDYYGTTPPHHGQAQGHMLNRHQMSSGRSSLSPQDSKPPENVVPKGYFPSGKKKGRPVGSVNKQKRAQNQAQTQAQAQSQVQTQNTTLSAPPAPPTPAVAAATTPQTVQTTNSTPAPAAPPLSDNKITPPLAPPILTQVVKVDVESEDTQPETEVKPVRRRRRGVKDEDEPVEARGRQRRRRRGAAAAAAAPSVAKDDPDTPLEAGGSLGTNRVFLDPNRKGLFVPHIHVEKKIPEIGAVCTIVNAEEDKMKGERIAFGGKAGGSGIDSLLTSALSSQLSRRDRESEKRKTDEVETTLQSGKALPSSGYVVSGPVITETNHSGRLLCCLCQKWANYKHLGDLYGPYYPAEYAAKLPKNQPQVRQCQATTGTNKTGPNSDVNSNALSTIQDSQTQDAQFTKPSVESEYTISLNSNPSSLTTPVRTASPAGREDMMMHVVGKLSNTASSSSSSTTTSQTTSLTWDMNIDIRPIPELKREPDLEIDQQQLQKPLQPPEDEAQQRPQHRKLTSHPRFKRRHKSSEDSPRMVPSNSKASLPFQPPPPALDSLGPLAQLAQLPQMPMDPEELWVHEGCIVWTSGVYLVNGRLYGLQEALDGARETSCSYCEMVGSTLGCYSKGCTLRYHYLCAIEADCSLNEDNFSLRCPKHKFTQSIRPAKSVYLEQSERG, encoded by the exons ATGCAGAATTTTTCTAACAGTCCAGTTCCCACCTCTCTCCCCCATGGGTTCAgtgggaggggtggagggggaCCTCCGTATCCCCCTCAGCCAGCAGAAACCCAGATTTCCCCAAGGATGACAGACGATTATGCAGGGATGCAACAACAGAGCCTACACAGAGGCCATCACCACCCCAGTCAAGCGAGCCACATGCTTGCTTACAGTGCTAGAAACAGAGGATCTGTGGAGCCCCCACCAACACAGGGTAACATTCACAGTGGCAACAGTAACAACCCTTACAGGAAGGATGCCAtggattattatttttcaatggGTGGGAAAGACAGGCACAGAAGGGGAGGTATGGGTTATGCGGCAGGTTTTGGGTACCCTAATATCGATGGACATATACCTCACCAGTACCGGCATGCTGGATCTGGCTCTGCTCCATCATCTGGCCTGATGTCACCATATCCAGTAGACTATGGCTCCAGTGCTGGGTCAGGTGGAGGTGCTGGTACCGGAGCGTTCTCTCCTACTCATCAGTACAATATGAGTCAGAACCCTGCAATGCAGTCAGTTCCAGGTTCTCAGATGCAGCACCGCCAGCATGGGCAAACCTTCCCAGCTGTCCACCATGGACAGCAGCATAGGAGTTATCCACACTCTGGGCACAGAATGACCCCACAGTACCCACACTTCTCCCCACAGGGTGGAGCATCCACGGGGTCATCAGGAATGTACAGCCCCCCTCCACAGAGATATCTCGACGGGGCTGCTAGCACTGTGTTTGATCCCAAAGTCAACAGTTCTCCCAGTGTCAACTCCAGTTCAAACTCAATCTCCAGTTCAGTTGCTGCTAACAATGTAGGGCCAATGGAGAATGTTCAACAGAGTTACCATGCTTCAAATTATCCTGGATTTTCCCCACAGACACATTCTCTTCACAAGCAGGCCACACTACAGCACCACAACTCACAGCACAATTTAGGGGTAGGTTACGACAACTCTCTCAAGATGCAGCACCAGGGCCCGTCTCCAGGGTCTGTATACGCTAAACATCATCAAGCCTCCAATCCCAGTATACCTCAAGCAGCATCTCAAGAAATAGCCAAATCCCCAATGCATCCCAATGCTCAGCAAACCCAAATCAACCAAAACTTTAGCCCGATATCCAACCCTTCTCCAGCTGCCTCAGCAGTTCATTCCCccagctgcagctcctctccttcccctttGATGGGTGTCTCAGAGGCACATGGAAACCCCTCAGGTCATGGTCCCTCACATCCTCCCACATCAAACCCCCGTAGCAGCCATGGTCATGGCAGATTACTACAGACCATGCCTCAGTTAAGTCCCACACCCAACTCAAATAGCAGCATTAGTAGTTGTGGTAGCAGTGGCAGTCATAAAGCTCACAGCATGAGTTCAGTTGGAGGGAGCAGTCTTCCTCCAACAGGCCGCAACAAAATGTGTCTAGGCGCAGGAATTGGATCCAGAGAGGAAggctcttctgttttttcatcttctccACTTGATAAAATGCAGGATGCTGGCCTGAATAGTCTTAATGCCTTGAGCTCACAAGTTGCCAATTTACCAAACACAGTTCAGCACATGCTCCTCACTGATACAGTGCtttcacagaagaagaaagatggCGGGCAGATGCAACAGGCAACACATGGCGTGCCCCCATCACAACCAAGGAGTCGAAATGCAAGTGCAGCCTCAAGTACTAGTACAGTCAAAGATGGAAGTGCAGTGGGGAGCGGTGATGGTGCCAGCTTAGATGCTGGTGCTGATGAAGACTCCTCATTGACGTCAGTTGGAGGCTCATCAGGGACCAAGGTGGAGCGTGAGGAACAGTTTTCTGAGGGGGAACATGGGAGAGTGAGGCAGATGAGTGGTGCAAGCAGTGGATCTGAAACGGCAAGCTATCACCTGCCACCTAAGAATCAAACCCAACCACAGACGGGACAAGCatcaaatgttaaaacagtCAGTTCTGATTCACCATCAAAAGAACCAAGTGTTTCCGAAACAAAGGCAAATGAATCTCGCGTTCCTTCATCGTCATCATCTCCATCCTTTGGATGTCAGTCATCAGAGTCTGGTCCAATTTCACATTCAACACCTCCAGTTTCCTCATCCCCCTCATCCACCTCCTCCAGTATTCCTCCTCCCCAGCCAAATTGTGTCTCAGAGACTGGTTTAACATATGATGATAACAGAGGTGGCCACAAGAAgacaacagaaattaaaaatgaagtcatcaaaaatgaaagtgaagGCAAAGttgagaaaacagagaaaggtaGTAGCCAAATGCAACGAGATGGAGAAGTCAATACACAAAATGGTCAGGACAAAGAGAATAGGTTGCACAGTGCATCCAGATTAAACAATaatgagaaggaagaaaagcacACACCTGAAGAACAACAAAGTACCAGTAGTGTTGGTGTGATTGTTTCAGCTCGATCTGAGGGAAGTCACACTGAAAAAAGCAAGCACCCCAAAGACAACTGTATTGAAGAGAAACAGTCACACTCTTACTTAAGAGAATCAAGCAGTCATAATGGGGAGGAAGGAGTTGATCTGAGTCTATATTCATCCCAtcaccaaaaatcaaattttggaCGGCCTCAAAATCCTCCGCAGTCTGGACCCCATAAATATGGTTACACAGAATCAACATATGGCTCAGATTTGTCagtgaagaagagagggagggctgGCGCTGCGAGTGCAACGGAATCAAATTCCAGATACTTAGGATACCAACAATCACAAACTGGTTATGGCCCTGTGCATCCAAAAGATGCTGGTTCTCTAGCAGAGGTTTTGGTGAAGAGAGGGCAAGGAGCAGGAGGTAAAGTTCACGAGGATTGTTCACAGATGCAGCAATTTCCCAGCCTTTTACAAGAGGTTCTTCAAGGTTACAATTTAGATAGACGTTATGGCAGACCAGAGCAGGCATTTCCTGCCCACCTTCAAGTTCAACAGCAGTTTCAAAGCAGACACCCGTATGGCATGACTGAAAATTTGAGGATACAGAGTGGAGTAACTGAGGCCTCGGCTCATTCTGCCCAAATGAGCAGCTCTGCAAAGCCCTCACATCCAAACCTGAGGCATGGGAGCGAGCCTGATTTCACCACAGATCCTCAACCTTTAGTGAAGTCAGAAGTGTCCAATGCTAAGATTTtgcaaaatgctgaaaaaccTGAAGTGGGTGTGTCCCACAGTCATTTACCACAGGCTACAGAGTCTCAGCAACCTCCACCCAAACATATAAACTTAGCTGATTATTCTCTGCCACAGAGAAAAGTCTTATCTAACATGTCCACTCCATCCTCTGCTGTGCAGGAGCTCCTTTTGCAAGAGCCAGAGCCGCTAGCAGGCAGCATTGGTCAAACTGAGTCTCAAAAATCATCAGCCTCCATATTAGCCCCATCAGAGCGGCGCTCTGTCATCTGTGATGTGTCGCCAAACCGACGCAGCACACCAGAGAGGGACAgggaaagtgacagagagagagaacgggAGAAGTGTCAGAGTGGAGCTTCTGTGATTCAACAGCCATTTtcctctccagcagcagccaaTGATCTGAGTAAAAAGGGTACGGGAGAGAAACAAGTGGTGAAAATGGAAACACCATCAAAAGACGCTGGCCCAGACACTGTAAATTTACAAACTGTTCATCATGGCAGTGGTGGAGCTATTGAGGCAGATGTGGAGTATCATCCTAAGTCTGTTCATTCATCTGTTGTAATGAATGCTGACCCCTATAGGCGAGGTAATGTAGATATTTCCCCCTTGCCTTCTCACTCTATGAGCACTAATCCTTTATCTTCACCCTCAAGGCATCAGTCCTATCTTCATGGTGTTGATTTATCAACTGGCAGTGGAAGCAGTTTTCCTGGATATCGATATGGAGATACAAGAGAAGGCAATATAATGCCACGCAGTAACCCCCATTTTCCCTCCCACCATCCATACCACAACTTATCCCCCCAGGCTCAATCCACAAATAAGCTTCATATGTATCCTCACCCTCGTGGCCTCCCCCATCACCCGCATGAAATGAGTGAGTGGGTAAAAGCAATGAACAGGCCATCTAAGGAGATGATGATGCAGCCTGGTTCTTCTCCAGGAAGACATAAGGTCAGCCAATCCGATCAGAGACAGAGGATGCTCTCCCAAACTGACATGCCCGGTGATCAACACGCAAGCAAAACTTTGCTCCATcatcaaagcacatactttgaTATGAAAATGTGGGAGTCAACGCACCCTGGAAGAGAAGGCCCTAGAAGGATAGAGGGAGACTCTTACTACAGAACACAACcgcctcccccacctcctcctcctcctcctgctccagtAGCTTCACAAGGCCCTGCTCCTCCACAAATGACTCATGGCCAAAATGCTCTGGAACCTGAGGTCTCCAGAGGAGCCGCAGAGGAAGCCAAACATCTCTGCCCACCTCCTCCATCCAGCTCCACTAAGCCTCCTGCTGACATGAACTCCACTGTGCCACAGGTGCAGCGTCAGACTAAAGCTGGGGGTTCTGGAGACACAAATCCACTAATATTGAGAAGGAGAGTTCGTTCTTTTATCTCTCCTATTCCTGCCAAAAGGCAACTCCAGGATACGTCTCAGCAGAGGGCTGCCACAAATTCACATCACTCCCCTGGGGCTCAGTCTGAGCCTAGCCATCACAATGAAGATGACTCATCCAGTTCAGATATCCCATGTCCCAGgctctcttcccctctgccCGGGGAGAATACCTATTCACAACCTCTGTCTCCATCAAGTGGTAATAGCAAGGTTTTGCCCACCAGGAAAGGACGAGGTTTGAAACTAGAGGCAATAGTGCAGAAAATCACACCAAATGTTAAAAAGCCAGCAGGCCATGCTGATGATGAGTCAAATCATTACCCCGGCTTCTCTCATTCAGAAATACCAACATTTAATGATTCACAGGACCAAGACTTAGCACATTTCCCAAGGGTTGCAGGAGGGGATGATAGTTACATGGATGAAAGTCACTCGTTAAATGACATGATTCCCTTCAGAGGAGTTGATGAGACTGGGCCTTTACCTCCGTCTGCTTACCCATGTGATCCCCATCAGGCGTCCCAAGCCCTCAAACAACAAGACTTTGACTTTGGATTAGGGGCCGCTGTGGCATCAGCTGCTGATGACAAGGAGGACTTTGCTTTGCTCGGACCTTtaccccctcctccacctctccctcgCCCAGTCCAGGGTTCACCACCTCCATCCTCATCTGCGCTGTCAGATATTCAACATTTCACCAACACTTACCAGCAACTTGAGACAAGAAGAGGCGAGCAGTCTGCTGCTAACCTTCTGCGACAGAAACTTCAAGAATCTGGCATGGGATTTGATGATTATCCTGGCAGTGACTACTATGGAACCACCCCACCCCACCATGGCCAGGCTCAAGGACACATGCTGAACAGACATCAGATGTCCTCTGGGAGGTCCAGTCTGTCACCGCAAGATTCTAAGCCCCCAGAGAATGTTGTGCCTAAAGGCTATTTCCCATCTGGTAAGAAGAAGGGCAGGCCCGTAGGGAGCGTGAATAAACAAAAACGGGCCCAGAACCAAGCCCAAACACAGGCGCAGGCCCAGTCTCAAGTCCAGACACAGAACACAACTCTGAGTGCTCCTCCAGCCCCACCCACTCCAGCTGTAGCTGCTGCTACAACTCCACAGACAGTGCAGACTACCAACAGCACACCAGCCCCTGCAGCACCCCCACTGTCAGACAATAAAATCACTCCCCCGCTGGCCCCCCCAATTTTAACCCAGGTAGTAAAAGTGGATGTTGAGAGTGAGGACACACAGCCAGAGACTGAGGTCAAACCAGTGCGACGGAGACGCAGAGGTGTGAAAGATGAAGACGAGCCGGTAGAAGCAAGAGGgcgacagaggaggaggaggagaggggcagcagcggcagcggcagcaccATCAGTGGCCAAAGATGACCCAGATACACCTTTAGAGGCAGGAGGGAGTCTTGGCACAAACAGAGTATTCTTGGATCCAAATAGAAAAGGCCTGTTTGTTCCACACatacatgtggaaaaaaaaataccggAGATTGGGGCGGTGTGCACCATTGTAAATGCTGAGGAGGACAAGATGAAAGGAGAACGTATTGCATTTGGAGGAAAAGCAGGCGGGAGTGGAATTGATTCTCTCCTGACCTCAGCTCTTTCCTCCCAGTTATCTAGGCGAGACAGAGAATCCGAGAAAAGGAAGACGGACGAGGTGGAAACTACACTTCAGTCAGGGAAAGCACTTCCTTCATCTGGCTATGTTGTTTCAGGCCCTGTGATTACAGAGACCAATCACTCTGGCCGCCTGCTTTGCTGCCTGTGTCAGAAATGGGCAAATTACAAACACCTTGGAGATCTCTATGGGCCTTACTATCCGGCTGAATATGCTGCAAAGCTCCCCAAGAACCAGCCCCAGGTCAGACAATGTCAAGCAACCACaggcacaaacaaaacaggaccAAATTCAGACGTAAACTCAAATGCCTTGAGCACAATCCAAGACTCACAAACACAAGATGCTCAGTTTACAAAGCCTTCAGTTGAGAGTGAATATACCATCAGCCTCAATTCAAACCCATCATCTCTTACCACTCCAGTTAGAACTGCCTCCCCAGCTGGTAGAGAGGATATGATGATGCATGTTGTTGGCAAGCTCAGTAACAccgcgtcctcttcttcctcgtcAACCACCACCAGTCAAACGACATCTCTAACCTGGGACATGAATATAGATATCCGACCTATCCCTGAGCTTAAGAGAGAGCCAGACCTTGAGATtgaccagcagcagctgcaaaaaCCGCTGCAACCGCCGGAAGACGAAGCTCAACAGCGACCTCAACACAGAAAGCTGACCTCCCATCCCCGCTTTAAGAGGAGGCACAAATCTAGTGAGGATTCCCCCAGAATGGTGCCATCCAACAGTAAGGCATCCCTGCCCTTCCAGCCCCCTCCACCGGCCTTGGACTCCCTGGGACCCTTGGCACAACTCGCCCAGCTGCCTCAGATGCCCATGGACCCAGAGGAGCTGTGGGTCCATGAAGGATGTATAGTATGGACCAGTGGAGTGTACCTTGTCAATGGGAGGCTGTATGGCCTGCAGGAGGCACTAGATGGCGCCAGAGAAACA AGCTGCTCATACTGTGAGATGGTTGGCTCCACACTGGGCTGCTACAGTAAAGGGTGTACACTTCGCTATCACTACCTGTGCGCTATTGAAGCAG ATTGCTCTCTGAATGAAGATAACTTCTCCCTGCGGTGTCCGAAGCACAAG tttacCCAGAGCATCCGCCCAGCCAAGTCAGTGTATCTGGAGCAgtcagagagaggctga